The genomic region ATTGGTTCTCCTTAAAGTTAAGCCCTTTTAAAGTAATCTTTTTACCTTTAGCTTTCagtaacaaattttaatttcgcCCTTGATTGTTACAAAAGCCAACCCATTTTATAGCagttttaattttacaaaaattggtGTTGTTATacacttgaaaatatatttgagatttagctataaaatatgattaattggTTTTATgtaaagtttaaataatttatagaGAACTAGAGTTTAGTAAATagtgtattttataatttatgtatgttGCTTTTATAGATGAAAATATGCTAGAGAGGGTAAAAAGCCAAAGCTTGAAAAATCGGTTCCATAAAAATCatttgttataataaaataatgttataaattgCGGTTATTATAGAAAAGGCTAATtgtgtaataataattttaaggtAGACTATAGTAGAGGTCAcctaattatgatttttttttgtcacttaactacgaaaagttacaaaatgattatccaactacttaataattttttggtcaCAAATTGGCTaatgtaaaatgaaaatacttAGAAATCCAAGATAATCGTgataaaaaaagacaaaattgagtAGTTGAGtgataattttgtaacttttcataattaggttatcaaaaaaatactaataattgagcgatcattttataacttttcatagttagacgacaaaaagaaatttactagaTTAAGGAATTACGTAATGGACACTATATTAATGGGCAAAACCATAGCGGGCTTAACATTAATAATGGGCTTTCATCAAGTCTATTTTCAGCTTCAATGGTAGCCCGGTCTGTGTTTTGAGAACTCGGTCAAATCCTTTGGTTGGTCCCTGTATTACGTTGAAATTTTAGGTTTAATACTTATCCTTTAATTTGAtagtttgtattttatataaaatattttattcatctccCTTAAGGAAGTTGGTGATAGTAAAAACCATTATTACAGATAAAACGAACAATGAAATCCATTCCATTTGAACTTGACACTTCCTTAATGGggtatttgtattatttttagtcTAATTcgatacttatatttttaaaatttatatattttggtacccAAAGGTAATGGTGTtaactttttagtgtttaatttggattttagagttgatttgattaaagttaatttctaatattatcatgtttgaaattttaaagccATACTAAAAGtgtaattaaatactaaaagttAACATGGTTACTTTtggtatcaaaatatataacttttatcaaatacAGGTActagattgaataaaaaaataacataggtaccatattagaaaaaaatatcaaaatcaagtcccaaattatatttaagccaaagtaaaaataaaaaggctTACGTGGGAACATCTGGCGGTAAGAGagtataaagtaaaataaaatctcaacaAATCTCACAGCTCGCTCGCTCTGCGTTTCTGTTTCTCTTTTCACTACGCAAACCGCTGCTGTGATTCATTGAACTtctaaaaccaaaacaaaaaacaaaaacaatggaGATTGAAAAAACACACCGGAGATCGATCACGGCGTGATTTCTCGTCACCGGAAAATTAACAGAATCAAACCTTCGGCAGCCAATGGGAGACACTCGTGGCGGATGCTGTCCCCCGATGGATCTGTTCCGTTCCGAGACAATGCAATTGGTTCAACTAATCATTCCGATGGAGTCCGCTCGTCTCACTGTATATTATCTCGGCAAACTCGGCCTCCTACAATTCAAAGATGTATGCACActgtctttttttatttacttgtgtGATCACTTGTGTTAACAATGCTGCTATTTTTTATGCTTTGTTTCTATCGGAAATTTGTTATCTCACGTTGTTGTACAATGTAATTTTACTTGAGTTATGGTGATTGAGTCTTGATCGTAGTTTATGAGAATCCCAGGCTGGATTCTGGAATTAAGTGCACGCTAGTGTTAGTAGTGGGGATCGatatctcctttttttttttctgttcatTTGTTCTTGGTTATTGCAAGGGTTTTGGTTTTatctattaatatatattttatagttttgcttTATAAAATTCGTTGAAAaactattttgttaaaaaattctGTGAGTTGATGGATCACTTGGTGAAGATTTGAGACTGATGTGTGTGTGTGATGTCTTACAGCTGAATTCAGATAAAAGTCCATTTCAACGAACTTATGCTGGTCAGGTATTTTCTTCTGtgttttttattgatatattcACGTTTGACATATGCCGAGTTCCTGCTTGTTTCTTATAATGACTGGAAACATTAACGATTTTTATGATGTTAAGTTTTGTTGCTGTAATTTGCTTTGAAGtattatttttctgattttgattttcGTTCATAGTCTATTAACATCTCTTCCTCATGAAGATTAAAAAATGTGGAGAGATGGCACGCACTTTGCGGTTTTTCAAGGAGCAAATGCTAAAAGCAGGCGTTTCCCCTTCAGCGAAATCTGTGGAAGAAACTGAGATAGATGTGGATGACCTAGAGGTACATCATCTGTTGCCAAGAAATGTTTTATACTATTattgaactaaatttttttttctttgtgacATGCCAGGTGAAACTAGCAGAACTTGAGGCTGAGCTAACTGAAATGAATGCAAATGGTGAAAAATTGCAACGCAGTTATAATGAGCTGGTTGAGTATAAGATTGTTTTGAGGAAGGTATGGGTTTTTCTTCGCCGCCCTAATTAAGCTGGCTATGCTTGTCTTTCTAGTTCCTATGGATATTTTTGCATCATGAGAAACAGTAACACAAAAATATTTCCACTTAAATTGCTAATTCTTCCAATGAAAggttatgtatgtatatttggAAGAGTAAAATATCCAAAGTTGAACACTGAACTGTGAACTGGATAGGAGTTGATAGACATTGTTCAATCAGATAAAGACTTAAGTTagtattaatatcatattatattcttgttttttataaaatatattcttaGTGGATTTCAATTCAGATATTAACTTGCTCTTTGTTTGtacatcttcttcttcttcttcttctttttcttcttctttttaaattctgtCACTCTATCTACTGTTAGGTGGTTATCTCTTTCATTTCCTTCCCGCTCAAAATGCTTTAtaataattgcataaaatgataCTTTATTTTCCTGTTTAGGCTGGTGACTTTTTTCCTTCAGCACAACACAGTGCTACAGCTCGGCAAAGGGAAATGGAATTAAATCAAATGGTTGAAGAATCCATAGAAACTCCATTGTTACAGGAGCAAGTATGGCAACATCTTTCTTTTAGTGTACTGTACTAATTAGATATAATGTATACTTCTGCTCATAGAATCCCTCACTATCTACGTAGGCAACCTCGACAGATTTATCAAAGCAAGTGAAGCTGGGGTTTGTTACTGGCCTTGTTTCTAGGGGGAAGTCTATGGCATTTGAGAGGATTTTATTTCGTGCAACTAGGGGAAATGTGTTCCTCAAACAGGTTCCTATAGAGGCACCTATCACTGACCCTGTTTCTGGAGAGAAGGTGATTGTTTTTACCAGTTTTGTTCCTATTCTTTTGATATTTTGAGAAAGAAGAGAGACACAAACTCAATTAACAATGGCAAAAATTGTACTTGCATCACAAAATGCAGATAGATATACATACACATGCACATGAAAGAACGTTTCTTATGTAACTTTATGTTAATGAGACATGCACTGGCTTTATCATATGTGTACATTCATGGACATGATCGTATGGAAATAGCGAACCCTTCATGGGAGTTAGAATGTTATAATTGAGCtagattttaagtttttgagagaaatgggACTCATGGTGTAAGGTTTATTATGGTATTGAACTATTGACCATGCTTATGTTTGTTGTTAGCTTGTATAGTTTTCTGAAGCTTGTGATTACAAGGAGAAGATACCTGTCTAATATTGTACCAAGTTTTGTTTGGCTTTGATTAGGAAATATTGATGTGCAGATGGAGAAAAATGTATTTATGGTTTTCTATTCTGGAGAAAgagtaaaaaacaaaattctcaAGATCTGTGATGCTTTTGGAGCTAATCGTTATCCTTTTGCTGAGGACTGTGGCAAACAGGCTCTGATGATTTCTGAGGTATAgatcatttctttttcttctttaaactGTCATTTCTGTATGCTTTTCTTAAGGGTTTGGTAAACTGGTTCTTCATTGTTTCTCAACACCATATGTTTGTTTCTCTGACATTTCAGGCCTTCCAATTCTCTTTTAGTTAGATTGTCTgagtatgcatgtatatattttctTGTACAGATTACTCCCTCAATTTTACTTCTTGATGAGGAACACCCCTTGCCCTTGTTGCAATTATTTTCAGGCCTCCCTTATCAAAGCTTTAATCTTTCTGCTATTTGTTTGtgatttttgggatttttttaccTTACCGATTCTCTATGATCACTATAAATTTCAGGTATCAGGAAAAATTTCAGAGCTAAAAAGTACCATAGATGCTGGATTGCTTCACCGGGACCATTTGTTGCGGACTATTGGTGACCAGTTTGAGCAATGGAACCTTAAGGTCTGTTTTTTTGTTTGTCGAAACCTTAAGGACTGTTTGAACTTTAAATTATGTTACTTGTTGATCATCTTTCACATGTGGCATGTGCTTATATTTTCCTATTGCACATCAAATGATAATGCTTTGCTGCAGTCATAAACTAGTGGACTAAATCATTTGGATCAAGTTTAGCGATTAACTATATTTTCTTTAACTTCTGAAGGTCAAGAAGGAGAAATCAATCCATCACACTCTGAATATGCTTAGTCTTGATGTAACAAAGAAATGTCTTGTGGCTGAGGCATGGAGCCCTGTTTTTGCCACAAAACAGGTATTAATTTTCTGCCCTTTTTGCTTTTACATATTCTTTTGTCCTtgcttgaaaattttgaattcttgaCATCATGCTCTTCTTGAATTGTGGTTTGCTTGTACAACCTTATAGAGATTTCTTTTTGTAGATTATTTATGTATGAGTTTGAACATTTTTATGCAGATTCAGGATGTACTGCAGCGGGCTTCAGTTGACTCCAACTCTCAAGTTGGAGCCATTTTCCAGGTCTTGCATACAAGAGAGTCACCACCAACCTACTTTCGCACAAACAAATTTACTTCTGCTTTTCAGGAAATTGTTGATGCATATGGGTAAGTTCACAAAAACACTTTATATGATACTGCtttgtttataaataaaaaagagaaacaatATCTGCCAAAAGTGATACCCGTGAATGCTGATTGTGTGAGTATATCCTAATTGATATGTCTAATTTGTAACATGCACATGCATTTTAGGCATTTCCTGCATATTGACGTGGACTTATGATTACCTGCTTATTTATAGCATATTATGttcaaattaataaagataTTGACCTCCTTTGGACTCGGGAATTAGGTGTACACATTCTGTCTCTTCCTTTCTGCTGTAATTTAATGCAATATTGGAAGGGATAAGAGCTATAATAAAACCTGTTCATATTAGAGAGATAACTCTAAAGGTACAAGTATCATGGAGTCCCTTGTTCTAAGAGTCGGATTGCATTTTtcccctctactaaaaaaaaagcaaattattttttgtatgttaaattaaagagcaaattggtctttctgttaaatatttcattcatttttactattaaaaactagttcCTATGCATTAGCATGAGGTACACATGGCAAGTCATGTGTTACTGTCCTGTTATTCTGTTAACTACGccatattttaattgtataaatggatgaaaattttaacagaaagaaccaatttactctttaatctaatgtatagggactaCTTTGCCCATCTTTTGAGTAGAgcgggcaaaatgcaatctaacccCTAGTACAGGGGCaaccatgatacttttacctaatTCTAATTGGTAGCTTAATAAATTATCCAACTGCCAAACGGACTAGGATCAGAAAATGGTAAATTCTCCATTTCACCTTTTTACATTTAATTGCAGGGTGGCAAAGTATCAGGAAGCAAATCCAGGTGTATACACTATTGTTACCTTCCCTTTCCTTTTTGCCGTCATGTTTGGTGATTGGGGGCATGGAATATGCTTGTTACTTgcaacattattttttattatccgGGAACAGAAATTGTCGAGTCAGGTAATCTCTTCTGATGATATAATCAACTTCTCAATATATATAACCCTACAGCTTTTACATTGGCATGGAGAACTCTCAGTGTGTGTTTTCTCTTCTTTGCTTGCTGTTTATTTGCTGCTTCTTTGTGGGTCTCATCAATGATTAAACTGCTGAAAAAATAAGATTCCCTGATGTTTTAATTGTGCCAGAAAAGTTATTAATACTTTCTCAacttttcatattaatttcgCTAACATGGTAAAATGGATCTGAGTGTGACATGAGATTATTCTACAAAGacatttttgttttacttttgtaAACAGCAAAGGTAGGGGCCACATTAATGCGTACTATGAACATGTCATGGATTTTACGGAAACATAACTTTGCCATGGCTTTAGTTTTGGTTTGACGGGTTCCTTTACAAAGTAGATATACCCGTTAGCTTTCTCCATTTGTGTTATTTATCTTAGTTCCTTCTTAGTCTAGTCTCTATTGATGGAAGCTAACTTATATTTCTTGGAAACTGCAGAAGCTTGGAGATATAACAGAAATGACATTTGGTGGCCGTTATGTTATTATGATGATGTCACTCTTCTCAATTTATACCGGGTTTATTTATAACGAGTGTTTCTCTGtagcttttgatttatttgCTCCCTCAGCTTATGCTTGTCGTGATCTCTCTTGCCGGTATTTCACCTGCACTTTTGTGATGATATCAAATGTTGTATAATCGTCGTTTTTATGTATAATCCTTTATGGCTTTTCGACTTCCCTTTTGTAGGGATGCAGATTCTATTGGTTTGATTAAGGTGCGTGACACTTACCCATTCGGGGTGGATCCTGCGTGGCATGGTACCCGTAGTGAGCTGCCATTCCTAAACTctctgaaaatgaaaatgtcaATCCTTCTTGGGGTGGCTCAGATGAACCTCGGAATTCTTTTAAGTTATAGCAATGCAACATTCTTTGGTAATAGTCTGAACATCTGGTAAGTTGATATGCCAATCGAGATCTTAGCTTTGCTTACATATTCCAGGTTTTTATCCAACTGCTAAATACGATTGCCTTTGCTCATGCATTACTCAGGTTTCAATTTATCCCCCAGATGATATTTTTGAATAGCCTATTTGGTTATCTATCACTCCTTATCATCGTGAAATGGTGCACGGGTTCGCAAGCTGATTTGTACCACATAATGATATATATGTTCCTGAGCCCTACTGATGAATTGGGTGACAATCAGCTTTTTCCGTATCAAAAGACAGTTCAGgttatttctctttcttttttcttttaattattctaaaatttatatgtacatCCAACTTAACTTTCCTCCGCATTTCTTTCCAGCTCGTGCTATTATTACTTGCTTTGGTTTCCGTGCCATGGATGCTATTACCGAAGccatttcttttaaagaaaCAACATGAAAATGTATGTTATACTgttctttcttgatttcttaCTGAACATGTTTTCAACATTACTTCCATCCTCTTTCCGTCACTTATTATATCCACCTTTGTTTTAGAGGCATCAAGGCCAATCAAACACACAAGTTCAAAGCACGGATGACGCTCTCTCAGAGGAGAATCATGATTCCCATGGTCATGGTCACGAGGAATTTGAGTTCAGTGAAGTCTTTGTGCATCAACTCATACATACCATAGAGTTTGTGCTCGGTGCCGTTTCAAATACAGCCTCATACCTTCGATTATGGGCCCTAAGGTATGCCGTTGGTAATCAAAATTATGCTTAGGCTCAACTTTACTTTTACTGAAATAACTTGTTGAAAATATGCGAGCTAACAGGTGGATTGTTCTTTGATGCCCGATTTTCATAAAGAAATTGCTTTTTCTTTCCTACATGTGTTCCCCATAATTATTTACTCACTTAGACATGTGTTTGTTCTTTTGTACAAATGGTATCGGATTTTACGAAAGCCTAACAGCAAATTCATCATGTTTGTCCTTCTTGTCCCGCAGTCTTGCTCACTCACAATTGTCAATTGTGTTCTACGAGAAGGTTCTTCTCCTTGCTTGGGGGTACGTCTTTCACATTATCTTACGCTTATATGTTGCACTTTTTATCTCTTATGATATTGCTTTTATGACGTATTTTATAgactttttcatatatttggtgGATTATACTTTATACCAATGTCCTAATCTATGTCGGACATGGATAATTCAAGAAATATTAGGAGTTCATCATACATCTAACGTACACACGGATATGCAAATGATAATGATGTGCGTTTTGCTCGCTACAGATACAACAATATGGTCATCCTCGTTGTTggcatcatcatcttcatttttgcAACTGTCGGTGTATTGCTTATTATGGAAACCTTAAGCGCTTTCCTACATGCATTGAGACTTCATTGGGTCGAATTCCAGAACAAATTCTACGAGGGAGACGGTTACAAGTTCTATCCATTTTCATTCATCTTGATCGATGATGAAGACCATTGAAGCAACAAAGAATCGAATAAAAACGATGTCGGCGGAGTTGAATTTTGATAGAGGTAACgagtttttcttgaaatttttttaaattcgaaaaTCAGATTTTAATGCATTCCCTGTAAGGGGGAGTTGAAACTTTCAACAGCCCCAACACTGCTTTTTTCCCTTCCGAttggtgatttttttttttctgttagcagttatttaataatgttttgatatatatatttttttctatctaAATAAAAGAACTCAAAATTGTTTAGTTGTTGTGGTTGTCTTTGTATGGCAAGTCTAATTCATGAATATTTGTTGGGTGAAAGTATCACGGAAGTTTTTGTTTTAAgagttagattatattttgccCTAAAAAGGTTTCCATGATGCTTTTATCATATTCCTATAgtttatatgatataatatttgtaagatcatattatatttttgttgagGATTTTTACTCCTTTAGAGAAATTTACATTAATGTTTTTTGTTTAGTGCCGTGAATTCTTTAACAAGTCCTGTATTATTCTCTACGGAGATTTTGTAAAAATCTGAGCATCTAAAATGAGTTCATAGAGTAAGAGCATTGAACAAACTAATTTGAacgagttttaatttaatttttaattcaattttaaaataaaatttagacaaggtaaaactaaaattcaaatggGTAAATTGcactaaattttttatcatcaattatgaaaaattacaaaatgatcactaaactattagtaaatttcctTTTGATCACCTAACgctattcaattttgtcctttttGTCATTAGTTGGCTAACAatgttatcttttaaaattaacataataaccattttaaccttcaacatttataaattatgtcaaatgatcttaatttaaaaaattaaccctcaacatttacacattgtgtaatttagtcttttgtTGCGATTTTGCTTTTATTGATGACATTGATGgttgattttaaaagaatgagaaaatgaaaattattatcttggatttttgagtattttcaattttgtactttttcaatcaaaattaattgataaattttttggtaaaaaagattaaattgacataatgtataaatattgcgagttaaaattgttattatgtcaattttaaaagttgccaTCATCATCTTGataacaaaaagataaaattaaatagttgaatgatcattttataatttttataattaagtgacAAAAATACTAATAGTTGAAtcatattataactttttataatacCATTACgtattgattttaattcattcagGAACATTGGAAAGTTAAAGCCCTCGTGATTTGCgtacaaattttttattgacTATGTTTGATGGAGAATGCaaatataatttctttcaataatttagagggcaaattatcaataaaagtccttttttttcaaaaattattgaaatgagcccattcttttattatttatcggaatggtcCTTTTCCGCGAAATCACGTCCACGTTAGCGCGATGTCAAGGTACGCGCCAGGagatcgcgtccacgtcagcatgGTCCTTTTCCGCGAAATCACGTCaacgtcggtagcgatgtcgagtGCAGCGCCAGAGATCGCGTCACGTCGTAGCGAAGTTAtcgacgtggcaacaaatcgcgtccttgagggagcgatttgctgccacgtcagcaactcgcgctgacgtggacgcgatttcatggaaaatggaccattctggtaaaaataataaaataatgagcccatttcagtaatttttttaaaaaaaagggcgTTTATTGGTAAATTGTCTTAACTTAGATGCTGAAATTTCGTTATTACTGCTTGTTTGGTTCACCGTGTTGGGTATGCGATTACGCCTCTATTACGCGCGCCCCACCCATTCCTGCGTTTGGTTCACTGTAAAGCCCTATTACGGGCTTATGCGGTTACGGATGTAAACGCAATATTCTCCGCTTCCTGGCCGATTTGCATTCCCTTCCAAAAACGCTGATTAGCCTATTACGGACGCATTCCCGAAAACCTTCTCTGTTTTACCCTCGCCAAAATCGACCTGCAGcctctccctctccctcccTCCCGAAATCGCTGAAATCGACCAACATCAACAGAAGCTGTTTCTGCAAAATCACCTCCACCCTCTCCCTCTCCGTCCCTCCCGAAATCGCCGCTCCCGTTTCACTCCATCGTCTCAGATCTCCAGCCCAACTGTTTCGGTAAGttgttcttctctttttttcatctcggatttttattttcttcctcatgattttcttttttatttgtttattcccACCGATTATTCCCACCGGCcgaatgttttttatttttagaactGATTTGGTTTACTGGATTTTGCCCAATTTTCGCTTTAGAGCATTTACTATCATCATCTGTTTTTCAATTCTTtctcctcttcctcttcctcacCATCTGTTTCTCTATCCTTTCTGGTTCCTGTCGATAACTCTCTCCTCTTTCCCTGTTTTCTTTCTCTATTCTTTCtatctataattatatttatcttctTATTGACACGGATATAGCTATGAGATCTGAGGGCTTTGTTGAACATTTTGATTGAAGGATTATCattctgttttttttctcaTGTGATTTGCATCTTGATTATACTCATGCGTACCCTTAGCTGAATGCATTGTTATTAGCGGTTTTCTGCAATGGGATTGTATTTTTGGCTGTTAATTGGCCCTTAGTAACTCCAGTGCAGTATGGAGTTGTAATGCTATCGAATAGTTGTATGATCTCAACCAAATTGTGTATGGGTCTTTAGTTTCATTTATCTTATGAACTATGTCAATCTCACTGGCAATGTCAACCAAATTGCTTTCTATTTTGGTGCACGATTTTCATTTGGCAAGAATGAGAGGTATGTTTGCTTTTTCTTTGTCTGCTATTAGAGCATTGAGTTTCTGTTTGGAAAGCTCAATTGCTGCAGTATCATGATTCACTTTTAAAAGCTCAATTGGCATCAAAGGTTTCTTGTGTTATGCTTGAATTCTAGCTTTCTTTTCAGtgttttctgtttgttttcAAAGAAAACGGAGGAAAAAACAATGAGAAATGTATGTTTACTAATTTCCAACTCCATGCTTGTCAAAGtggaaatatttcctttattttcaataaaatttgacctttttttaaatagattttttatccttaaaatttagttattttccaTTTGGTTTCTGAGAAAGTTAATGAGCCAGGTTTTTTTCTGAGAAAGTTAATAAACTGTTCAGTTTGTGTGGTTTCTATAGGTGAACTTAATTCTTTCATAAGAAGATGATTAGATtgttcttttttagtttttagatgCAACAATTGGATTCTGTTGCTTCCTTATGTCTATGTATATGTGCATGTAGTTGATGATAAATATTCTCTGGCATACTGATTTCTAAACTTAGAGGgtataatatattttggttataGGTCTTCGGTGGTTTGAAATGTTATAGGAATCTTCTTCCTTTCATGGTctatttgcattttaatttgaaGTGAGACAAAATAACTTGTCCTTTAGTGCAAACAAATGACCACCGCTTAAATTATTAGCTTTGATTAGGTCATTTTCGCTCTctaattatgaatataattaaagTGTATTTCTTGCATGTGATTCTTTAGTTCTACTTGAATCTTGAacaaatatttacatgccattCGATGATTGCGTTTAAGTCGCTTTAGTGTGGTTATTTTGGTGCGAATGGTGACAACGAATGTTCGAGCTTCTAACATTTCTTTCCTTCTTGTTAACTATGAATTTACTAATATGAATTACGTACTACAATTGAGACAGACTAgcatatatagttttaaatgcCATACTATAGTAATAGTTGATTCAATCTAATACCGATGTgagataataattaataacatccTTAAAATGTAGGAAGATCTtccttcaaataattattgcTAGCGTGGTTTTGCAGAGtcatatgaaaagaaaatagagtcCATTTATTCTCTCAAACTCACTCGAACTTcctttcttaattattttattcgcTTGTGGCTTGGTATATATCAATGTGCTTTGGCGTTGTCTATGTTATGAAATCCATGTATTACCTTCATCAATTTCTATTTAGTTGTAAATCAGACTTAAAATTGCTCCATGTAAAAATTGGACCTCATATTGTTGAATGAATTGCATGCTTATGCCcttgttatttgttatttattttcttttgctcgTGCTTTGGCTCGTTCTTTTGCTTAAAATGCGTACTGTCTGTTACTAGGTGGATTGGTGATTGACTGTGATTCCTTTGTAGGTATTGGATGTTACCTATCGATTTGCTCGAGACATAAATCGTTGGCAAGTGAATCTCTAGTTGCATTTCAAGAGGTATTTTATAGTTGCAATTCCAAGAATTGACTGTTTTTTTATGGTTTACTCCATAGTGTGAAAAAGTGATGTATTTCTTTTAATGAGAGGTTTGCGCGTAACTTcctttcttaataataaaactcctcttcttcttcttcttgtgttacttatttatacataaatataaacaaatgataACATTTATTTGCAATAATTTCCTTATTAAAATAAGATTCTATATTTGCTTAATTAAGTAAGGTCAACAAGCTTTTAT from Gossypium raimondii isolate GPD5lz chromosome 1, ASM2569854v1, whole genome shotgun sequence harbors:
- the LOC105772944 gene encoding V-type proton ATPase subunit a3, whose translation is MGDTRGGCCPPMDLFRSETMQLVQLIIPMESARLTVYYLGKLGLLQFKDLNSDKSPFQRTYAGQIKKCGEMARTLRFFKEQMLKAGVSPSAKSVEETEIDVDDLEVKLAELEAELTEMNANGEKLQRSYNELVEYKIVLRKAGDFFPSAQHSATARQREMELNQMVEESIETPLLQEQATSTDLSKQVKLGFVTGLVSRGKSMAFERILFRATRGNVFLKQVPIEAPITDPVSGEKMEKNVFMVFYSGERVKNKILKICDAFGANRYPFAEDCGKQALMISEVSGKISELKSTIDAGLLHRDHLLRTIGDQFEQWNLKVKKEKSIHHTLNMLSLDVTKKCLVAEAWSPVFATKQIQDVLQRASVDSNSQVGAIFQVLHTRESPPTYFRTNKFTSAFQEIVDAYGVAKYQEANPGVYTIVTFPFLFAVMFGDWGHGICLLLATLFFIIREQKLSSQKLGDITEMTFGGRYVIMMMSLFSIYTGFIYNECFSVAFDLFAPSAYACRDLSCRDADSIGLIKVRDTYPFGVDPAWHGTRSELPFLNSLKMKMSILLGVAQMNLGILLSYSNATFFGNSLNIWFQFIPQMIFLNSLFGYLSLLIIVKWCTGSQADLYHIMIYMFLSPTDELGDNQLFPYQKTVQLVLLLLALVSVPWMLLPKPFLLKKQHENRHQGQSNTQVQSTDDALSEENHDSHGHGHEEFEFSEVFVHQLIHTIEFVLGAVSNTASYLRLWALSLAHSQLSIVFYEKVLLLAWGYNNMVILVVGIIIFIFATVGVLLIMETLSAFLHALRLHWVEFQNKFYEGDGYKFYPFSFILIDDEDH